A window of Deltaproteobacteria bacterium genomic DNA:
CTTCGACGACCCCTGATAACTGCAGCGAGCTCAGTCCGGAGTCGACGAACGTGCCGCAGGTCTCGACGCCGTCGCGCGCATCGCCGTCGTCGCCCACGCAGGCGCCGCCCGCCGCGAAGCTGCTGATTGCGCCGCCGCGTGCGGGCGTGCCGAACGCGATGCCAGGCCCCGCGTTCGCCGTGACGTACACGTCTCGATACGACGAATCTGCGGAGCCGAGCGCGAGGACGCCCCCGCCGCCGAACTCGCCGCAGCGCAGTCCCTGCACGCGCACGCCCCAGCTGTGGTGATGGATCACGCACGTGTCGTCGTGATCGCGCGCGGGCCAGCCCGTGGCGTCGAGCGTGAGCTTCGTGAGATCGGAGCGCATCAGGCCGTTCACGAACATCACGGTGCGGCCGGTGCCCCGCTGGCTGAGCAGCGTCTCGGGACGCAGCTCGGGCGCCACGCCCGCGCGCTGGCCGCCATCGCAGTCGCCCTCGAAGTGCACGCGCAGGAAGCCTGATAACTGGACGCCGCCGCTGATCGTGCCGCCCGCGTACTCGTGCGAGCCGGCCTCGTAGCCCGCAAGCCAGCCCGCGCCGAGGAACAGCGCCACGAAGTCGCGCGACTGCCCGCCCTCGCAGCGCACGCGCAGCTCGACGTTCTCGAAGTGAATGCGCGCGAACGCACCGCTCAGCGAGGAGCCGTCGGCTACGGGAGCGCCGCGAAAGAACTTCGCTCGCGTCGTGGGGATCAGCGGCACACAGGCGCGAATCTTCGATTCGAGCGGAGGCCCCGGCCTCGCGCCGCCGGTGCGGTAAAGCACCGGCACGCCGAGCGCATCCGCGCTGCCCGTCAGCGAGCCGGTCACCTTCACGAAGCGCGACGACGCGGATCCTTCGAGCAGCGGCTGGAGTGCCGCGACGATCGGGCGGCACGATGTCTCGCGGTCGAGATCGACCACCGCGTCCCAGCCGTCCTCGCGCGCGAGGGTGGCGCTAGCGAGCAGCGTCGTGAGCGCGAACAGCAGCTTGTGCATGCGAAGGCTTCACCCCCTCTTGAGCGAGCGACTCGAGCGAGAGCCGAAGGATGGCCGCTTCGCGCTCGCGCGTCCTGAGTGGATTCACGAGCAGCGCCTCCGTGGTTTGCGCATCCGGCCGAAGTAGCCGCACGGCAGGATGCGGGCGGCTCGCATCAGGCGTCACCGCCCACTCGTGCACGAGCCGCGGCTCGCCGCGCTCGACGAGCCACAAGGAGGCGCTCGTCTCCGCGAGCGTGATCACGCCGCGCTCGCCGCCGCGCGCGGCGGCGTAATAACCCGGGTGCGGCAGCTCGGCGCGCGACTCGCGCAGCGCACCACTCGCACGCTCCCAGCGCACGACGCGCTTCACCGCGCGTGGCGAATCCATCGCCCACGTCACGGCTTCGTGCGTGAACAAGAAGCTCACCGCGCGGAACGTCTGCGAGCCCGCGCCGACCCAGGTGAAGCTCGCGCCGCCGTCGCGCGAGTAGCCGATGCGGCACTCGGCGTCGCGGTCGCCCGTCGCGACCCAGAGCGCGGCGCCGTGCGGGTCCCACTGCACCGCGTGCACGTGGCGCACGGCGCCCGGCGCGAACTCGTGCGCCATTTCCCACGTGCGCGCGGCGTCGCGGCTGCGCCACACGCGGATCGTCTCGTCCGGCCCGACCGCGCCGGTCGCGTACTCGCCGTAATAGATCGCGCCGCTCGCGTCGCGCGTGAGCCCGTGTGGCATGAGCCCGCGCCCCCTGCCGGGGCCGAAGTAGCGCAGCGTGTGCACCCGCTCGGTGCCGCCGCTCGCCGTGTCGACGCGATAGGCGTCGCCGCCCGCGAAGACGAGCAGCGTGCGCTCGTCGAGTGCCATCGCCTCCACCAGCTCCTGATATCGCTGCGAGTCTCGGAACGTGCGCGAGTAGCCGGCCCACGCGGGGCCGAGGCGCGGCTTGATCGCAGCAACGCGCTCGAACGCGCCGCCCGCGCGGCTGCGGTAGAGGCCGTAGCCGCGGCTCGCCCACACCTCACCGCCGCGCGCGTCCTGCAGCACGAGGCCGTCTGCGCGCTCCGCCGTCAGCGCGCCGAGCTGCGCCGGTTCCCACGCGATCTCGCCCGGGATCCACAGCTCGTAGAGCGCGCCGAGCGCGAGCAGCGCGGCGAGCGCGACGCCGAACAGTCCGCGCCGGGAGAGCCTCACGCGCGCGTCAGCGCTTCGGCGCTTCGGGCGGGCCGTAGGGCAGACCCGTCTGCGAGCGCGGCCGGCGCACGGGATGGCCCGGCCGGCTCAGCGCGGGGTCGTACACGTCTTCCCACTTCACGCGGTTCGCCCACTTGCCGCTCGTGGCATCGATGCCGGTCTCAAAGATCACGAAGCAGCCGTCGCAGAAGTTCTTCTTCAGCGCGGGCTCCGTGTTCGCGCGCTCCGGATTCGAGACGAGCCGCCGCGAAGCCTGATAACTCGCGCCGTTCCAGATCTCGGCGAGCGGCGTCTCGAACACGTTGCCGAACACGCGCGCGTCGGCGCCCGGCGCGTGCTGAGCGGCCATGCGGTGCTCGCAGCACGGGATCACGTCGCCGTTCCATTTCACCACGACCGAGAAGTGCGGCCAGAAGCAGCCGGGTAGGGCGCGGTTCTTCTTCGGCCCGTGCACCGCGTACTGATCGGGCTCGCGGTCCGCGTAGTTGTGGAGCGCGCCCCAGAAGCTCGAGAAGCGGTCGACGCCGAGCTTTTCGCACAGCGCCTTCGCGGGCTCGACCTCGTCGAGGTTGTGCTGGTACTGGATGAACTGCACCTCGACGAGCGGGCTCTTCGCGCTGCGGAACTTCAGCGTGCTCTCGAGGTTGTCGAGCACCCACGCGATGCGGCCGCCGACGCGCGTCTTCTCGTACTTCTCCTGTGAGAGCCCGTCGACGCAAACTGTCAGGTGCGAAAGCCCGCTGTCCACCAACTCGCGCACGCGCGCATCCGAGAGCTTGAAGGAGTAGTTCGTGCTGATGTGAACCTGCAGGCCCGCCGGAGCTCGGCCGCGTCGAGCACGGTGACGAGGCCGTGCGCGAGCCCGAGCGTGCCGACGTAGCCGACGCGGAACGTGCCGCCGATGCCGTGGCGTGCGAGCAGCGCGGGGGTCGCTGCGCGCGGCGTCCAGCTCTCGTCGATGCCGTTGTAGACGAGCGCGATGCGCTGCTCGGGCACGCCGCGCGCGGCGATGTGCTGCGCGAACGCGCGCGTCACCACCACGACGCCGCGCGCGCGGCGATACAGCCAGCGCTCGACCGCCTCGAGCATCCGCACGGCGAGCGAGCCGCGCTCGAGCTGCCCGAGCGCCACGATCGACTCGGGCCAGAGGTCGCGTACCTCGAGCACGAAGGGTCGCCGCTTCAGCGCGGCAACTACGGCGCCCGCGATGAAAAAGAAGAACTGCTGGCTGGTGGCGACCACCACGTCGGGCCGTTCGGCGCGGAACGAAGCGAGCACCGCGGTGAGCATGAAAAGCACGTAGTTCGCGGTGCGCTTCACGAAGCCTTCGTTCGCCGTGACGTACATCCACGTACGGATCACGCGCACGCCTTCGATGCGCTCCTCCTGGAGCCACCGGTTCGCGTAGCCCGCGAAGAGCTCCCCGCGCGGGTGATTGGGCACGCCCGTAATCACCGTCACGTCGTGCCCGTCGCGCGCCCACACGCGCGCGTGCTCGTGCACGCGGTTCGCCGGCGCGTTCACCTCGGGCGGGTAGTAGTGCGTGATGAAGAGGACCCTCACGGCACGGCGACCCGCAGCGTTGTCGGCGCGCGCGCGCGTGGACCCCCTCCACGCGCGCGGAGCGCAGGCGCTCTAGAAGAGCGTGTAGATGAAAGGCGCGACGGCGGAGACCTGTGTGAAGACGATCAAGGCGGAGAGCAGCACGAGCGTCACGATGATCGGCCCGAGCCACCACTTCTTGCGCACGCGCATGAACTGCCAGAGCTCTGAGAGCAAGGAACCCATCGTTTCGTCTCCAAGAAGTCTGTTAGGGAGATCGCTGCTTCGCTCGCCCTAGTCGAGTGCGAAGCGATCGCGCCAATCGAAGTCTTCGACGAGCTCGGGCTGATCCGCCTTGCGCAGGATCTGATTGCCGAGCACGAGCACGTCCATGTTCGTGCGCATGAAGCACAGGTAGGCGTCCTCGGGCGTGCACACGATCGGCTCGCCGCGCACGTTGAAGCTCGTGTTGATCAGCACGGGGCAGCCCGTGCGGCGGTCGAACTCCTTGAGCAAGCCGTAGAACTCGGCGTGCTGGTCCTCCCGCACGGTCTGCAGCCGCGCGGAGCCGTCGACGTGCGTGATGCCCGCGAGCGCGCTCGTGTAGCGCGTGACGGGGCCGTCGCTGCGCTGCACCTCGAGCCTCTCGAGCTGCTTCACCTGACACACGAGCAGCATGTACGGGCTCTCGCGGTCGATGTCGAACCACTCGCCCGCCTTCTCGGCGAGGCACGCAGGCGCGAAGGGCCGGAAGCTCTCGCGGAACTTGATCGCGAGGTTCACGCGCTTCCAGTTATCACGGTTGCGCGAGTCGGCGAGGATCGAGCGCGCGCCGAGTGAGCGCGGGCCCCACTCCATGCGGCCCTGGAACCAGCCGATCACGGCCTGCTCCTCGTCGAGCACGCGCGCGGTCTCCTTCAGCATCTCCTCGCGCGAGTAGACCTGATACGGCGCGCCGCGCTTCTCGAGGAACTTGCGGATCTCCTCGTCCGTGAAGCTCGGGCCCCAGAACGCGTGCTCCATCTTGAACTTGCGCGGGCG
This region includes:
- a CDS encoding SPASM domain-containing protein, translating into MRELVDSGLSHLTVCVDGLSQEKYEKTRVGGRIAWVLDNLESTLKFRSAKSPLVEVQFIQYQHNLDEVEPAKALCEKLGVDRFSSFWGALHNYADREPDQYAVHGPKKNRALPGCFWPHFSVVVKWNGDVIPCCEHRMAAQHAPGADARVFGNVFETPLAEIWNGASYQASRRLVSNPERANTEPALKKNFCDGCFVIFETGIDATSGKWANRVKWEDVYDPALSRPGHPVRRPRSQTGLPYGPPEAPKR
- a CDS encoding glycosyltransferase family 4 protein, producing MRVLFITHYYPPEVNAPANRVHEHARVWARDGHDVTVITGVPNHPRGELFAGYANRWLQEERIEGVRVIRTWMYVTANEGFVKRTANYVLFMLTAVLASFRAERPDVVVATSQQFFFFIAGAVVAALKRRPFVLEVRDLWPESIVALGQLERGSLAVRMLEAVERWLYRRARGVVVVTRAFAQHIAARGVPEQRIALVYNGIDESWTPRAATPALLARHGIGGTFRVGYVGTLGLAHGLVTVLDAAELRRACRFTSARTTPSSSRMRACASWWTAGFRT